A segment of the Manis javanica isolate MJ-LG chromosome 10, MJ_LKY, whole genome shotgun sequence genome:
GCCCGTTCGCCCCTGACGACACCAGGCCTTCTGGGCCCTCTTGGCTCTTCACAGCCTGGTCCCCCCAGACTCCAGGTCCACAGCCACTTTCTCGGGGCTGACCCCTGCCTCTCCCGCAATACCAGCCTATGATGCCACCAAGTCACCTCTGGCCTCTCAGGCTGAGACATCTGCCAAaccccaggccctgcctgccccaggccccactcTGAAGCCCAGTGTTCCATTTGGAAACCGAGCAGCCCACCTGCTAACCCTTCTGCCTCGGCAGCTCCTGCTGTGCCTTCAGCACGTCCCATGTTCAAGCCCATCTTTGTGGCTCCACCTAAAAGTGGGAATGAGGGTCCTGTGCCATTCAGCCGTTCCCATGTCACAACGGTGGCATCTTccagctctgcccccaccccGACTACCAGCAACCTCCCCTCACTTTCAGTCCTGTTTTTAGCAGCACAGGGCTACCTACATCTTTGCCCTTGTCAACTCCTTTCTCTACAGACGACATGAGGCACTAGCACAAATGCCTGTCTGTTCCCTGGCCAGGCCAGTGTTAGTGTCCCCTCAGCAGCGGCTTGGGGGACCACCACCGGCACAGATGCAGACTCCACCCAGAAGCCTGTCTTTGGCTTTGGTGCGAGCATTGTGACCAGCACTGTGAGCAGCATGACCAGCTCCACTACTTTCACTGCCCAGCCTGTTCTCTTTGGTCACCCTCTTGCCTCTGGGGCCAGCTCTGCCCAGCCATGGGCTCCATACTCCAGTTTGGCAGGCGCTGGCCACACCTGCTCCAACAACAGCCATCACATTTGGCCAGTCCCTGCCTGGCATAGTCCAGACAGCTGCTGGTAGCAGTACTGCCAGTTTTGGTGGCTTCGGTGGCACCCTCACGACCTCCGCCCCTGTTGCCCCGAGCCAGTCTGCACTGACATTCAGCAGcactgccaccccagccttcaaTATCCCCTTTGGTTCTGGCACCAGGCCCCCCATTCCTTCCTATCCTGGAGTCACCCCACAGCCCATGTTCGGGGCCACTGATGGACAGCAGATGGGGGCTGCCAAGCCAGCCCTGTCCCCCAGCTTCAGCAGCTCCTTTCCTTTTGGAAGATCAGCAGCCGTGGCTCCACCGTAGCCAGCCTTTGGCAGTGCTGTGTGGTCAGGTTTTTGTGGGTTGAAACCCGCTGCCTCTCTTTGGCACCCCCCTCCTGCACCAAGCCAGCCTTTGGCAGCACCATagctccttcctcctttttttaaattttgttatcattaatcttcaattgcatgaagaactatgtttactagactccgccCTCCAcgaagtccctcccacataccccatttgtcactgtccatcagtgtagtaagatgttgcaaaatcactacttgtattctctgtgttgcacaggcctccccatgcccaccccctcattatacatgttaatcgtaaggctggctttcttcttccacccttctccctcccttcccacccatcctccccagtccctttccctttggtaactgttagtcctttgtcgggttctgtgattctgctgctgttttgttccttccatttttctttgtttttatactccacatatgagtaaaatcatttggtacttgtctttctctgcctgacttgtttcactgagcataataccctctagctccatccatgttgtgtgaatggtaggatctgtttttttcttatggctgagtaatattccattgtgtatatgtaccacatcttctttatccattcatctactgaaggacatttaggttgcttccatatattggctattgtaaatagtgcagtgataaacataggggtgcatctgtctttttaaaattgggctgctgcattcttatggtaaattcctagaagtggaattcctgggtcaaatggtatttctattttgagcttttagaggaacctccatattgctttccataatggttgaactaatttacattcccaccaacagtgtaggagggttcccctttctccacaacctcaccaacatttgttgttgtttgtcctttggatggtggcgatccttactggtgtgaggtgatatctcattgtggttttaatttgcatttctctcttgacaagtgatgtggagcatcttctcatgtgtctcttGGTCGTCTGagttccttctttggagaactgtctgttcagctcctctacccattttataatgggattatttgctttttatttgttgaggtgtgtgagctccttatatattttggatgtcaacactttatcagatttgtcacttatgaatatattctcccatactgtaggatgcctttttgttctattgacggtgtcctttgctgtacagaagcttttcagcttgatatagtcccatttgttcatttttgcttttgtttcccttgcctggggagatatgttcatgaagaattctctcatgtttatgtccaagagatttttgcctatgattttttctcagagttttatggtttcatggcttacattcaggtctttgatccattttgaatttacttttgtgtatggggttagacaatcatccatgtttcctccttttttgcagccaccACCTCAGGCTGTGGAGCTACAGCCCAGACCACCAGCAGCAGGACCAGTAACTAAGTGTTTGGGAGCACCATCTCATCGCCTTCACATctggggtgtcagcaggccccactggcagtgggggCTTTGGGATGAGTGTGCCTGCCCCCCACAGCATCTCCACCACTGGGGTGTTCAGCTTTGGCGCAGGACAGAGTGGGAGCACTGGCAGCACGGCCCCTTTCTTGGGAGGCTTGAGTCAGAACTCCCTGggtgcagctggccagagcacacccTTTCCCTTCCACGTGGCTGGCACACCTCAGAACATGTCTGTGTTTGCAGGTGAGATCTGAAATGGGCTCGGTCTGCAGTGTCAGGTGCTGTTTTAAGTGCCAACACGGTCTCTGCTCTCGGAGCTGTACGCTGTGGTGAAGAGACAGATGTTATCACAGATGTTATCTGTAAGCAGTGTCAGGTAGCCATGTAACTCATGACCAGAggagctatttaggtagtcaggGGCAGCCTTTCTGAGGCAATAGCAAACTGAGGCCATGGCCgtagttccagagttgggagcagggacagcggctgggggtgagggcgttgcaggcacaggagcaaaggcacAAAGGCAGACATGAGCctaatgttttcatgagcagagaagagccaggtgtggctagaggtttaaaaaggaaagtgggataaaatgacattaagagacaagcagaaaggaagatcattcatagccttttaaaatgtttttttttgtatcaatctacaattacatgaagaacattatgtttactagacgcTCTCTAGTAaggatgatggtgatccttactggtatgaggtgatatctaattgtagttttaatttgcatttctcccatgacaaatgatgtggagcatcttttcacgtgtctatTAGCCGTCTGAGttctttctttggagaactgtctgttcagctcctctgcccattttttagttggattatttgccttttgtttgttgaggtgtgtgagctccttgtatattttggatgtcaaccctttatcagatccgtcatttgtgaatatattctcccatactgtaggattcctttttgttctattgatggtgtcctttgccgtacagaagattttcagcttgatatagtcccatttgttcatttttgcttttgttttccttgcctgcggagataatgttcatgaagaagttgctcatgtttatgtccaagagattattgcctatgttttttctcagagttttatgttttcatggcttacattcaggtctttgatccattttgaatttacttttgtgtatggggttagacaatcatccatgtttcctccttttttgcagccaccACCTCGGGCTTTGGAGCTACAACTCAGACCACCAGCAGCGGGACCAGTAGCTCAgtgtttggcagcaccatctcaTCGCCCTTCACgtccaaggtgtcagcaggccccgCTGGCAGTTGGGGCTTTGGGATGAGCGTGGATGcctcccacagcagctccaccactggggtgTTTGGCTTTGGTGCAGAACAGAGTGGGAGCACTGGTGGAACAGCTCCTTGGGAGGCTTGAGTCAGAACTCCCTGggtgcagctggccagagcacacccTTTCCCTTCCACGTGGCCGGTACGCCTCAGAACACGTCTGTGTttgcaggtgagatttggaatggGCTCGGTCTGCAGGGCCAGGTGCTATTTTAAGTGATGACATTGTCTCTGCTATTGGAGCTGTACGCTGTGGTGAAGAGacagatgttatcacagaagttatctgtaaacagcatCAGGTAGCCATGTAACTCATGACCGGAGGAACTATTTAGGTAGTCAGGGGCAGCCTTTCTGAGGCAATAGCAAACTGAGGCCATGGCCgtagttccagagttgggagcagggacagaggctggGGGTGAGGGTGTTGCCAGCACAGGGGCAAAGGCACCAAGGCAGACACGAGCctaatgttttcatgagcagagaagagccaggtgtggctagaggtttaaaaaggaaagtggaataaaatgacattaagagacaggcAGAAGGAAGTTCACTCatggccttttaaaatgtttttgctaAAGGACTAAGGGAAGTCACCATAGAATTTCAGACAGAAGGAAGTGATTTTATTTGCCATGTGGAAGATGCATGATAAGGAGTCTGGGCCCAGGGAGCTTCCATTTTCTTCACTGTATATAAGAGCTCCTTGGAGCGCTTTATGGGGAGATATATACCAAGGAGGGCCTCTCAGTAGTCATTttggagaggggaagaaaatgACATGTGAGAGCTGTGCCAGGCAGTTCTGAAGTCTGGGAAATTGTGGTTAGGAATTTGAAGCACGGCTGGTCAGCACAGTTGTGTGTATCTGCCCAGCAACAGTCAGGCTTGAGGTGTGGATCTAAAATAAGTGGATAGAGAGTGAACCCAACCTGGTTAAATGGCACAGGGAGCAGGAGGTGCAGGGGACTGACTACAGGCCCTGATGAGGCAGAGGATCTGGAGTGGGTGCGGTTGGCACGGGAGCAGGGACAGCACTGTGCTCACATCTGAGATCTGGGGGAGGATCAGTTCCTGGTTGCAATAAGGTGTGACCCCCAGAGGCCAGGTGGGGGGCAAGATTACATGCAAGGTCAGAACCGTGGCAGGCACCCACCCCACCTTAGGCCTAGACAGATACAGATACATGTGAGAGGATCTTCCCAGAAAGCCACTGTGGAGGGTAGCCCAGCACTGGGCAGGAGGCACCATGAAGGCAAGTGTGTGCAGGAGATTGAGTTCAAGTGGGCCTGTGGGAGGATGGGGGCTGGAGGTGGTGTGGGGCTGTGGTGAATTAGAGGAGAGGGAGCAGGCAAATGGGGAAGAGACATAACATTAGTCATGAGAGAAGGGAGATGCACCCAGTGTCCCCCTCAGCTGTGCTGTGGTGGCCAAGGGAGTGCAAAGGTTCTCCTACTCAGGTGGCCAAAGGGCAGCTAAGGGGCTTGTGCTCTGCTGcagctggtggtggtggagggtgaGCTCCAGCTCACGTGGAGCACAGGATTTAGGACCCAGTCACCCCATGTGCTTCCTTACCGAGGGGTGAGCTGGACAGCAGTGTGGGCTAAGGGATCCTGTGGGGATGCATTTGCAAGCAGACTTCCCCCAGTTCATTACTGCCTGCTTTGACACCTTCTTCTTGTGTGCCTAGTTGTCACAGTTCTTTGCGGTCTCTCCATTCCAGGCACATCCATACCCACCTTTGGTCAGAACACCCCTGCCCCTGTTGTGGGTGCATCAGGCATCAGCCTCTCCACTGGGGCATCCTCAGCACCTGCCCAGGGCTTTGCTggacctggaacctttggtaagtCGCAAGTCTCTCTAGTCAGGGTGACCTGCATATTCCTTGAAGATGGGATGGGGTTTTGGggggagtgttgtgtattttccttggcccttgtccccactgcaaaaaagaactgaaaggcagagacacagtagtgaagcagaggaaaagttttaataaaattacTTACAGAAAAAGTGCAGTCAACCTCAGAGAgaagcaccctgaaaggttgaaaagagagagtttaaagtgAAAAGtttacgcacttagaaagtgcaggtgacctcagggaaAGGAGCACCCCgagaggttgggggttcccccttttaaggattcttcaggaatatGACTAAGGGCTGGGGTTGCAGACCTGTTAGGTGGTCTTTGAATAATACTTAGaactaacttaacacaagcaacttcctgctgtgatttctccctgggagcccagccttcttggtctgggggcatatcaaacaagactgcctgcctgGCTCCCAAGGTGGCTGAgatattgtctgtttgctagagaGTAAGTTAAGAGTCTTACTTCTTAAcatcctgggtattaaaatgcaatcttatttttaagatggaatccttcctgcctgtgaCTATATTGTTTTTGCTGGGCTTGCTTGGCATTATTGATTGTCCAtattgcaaactacttgattggtgccaaaggagaaaaaaaaaagcatgtacgtaaagttaaaaaaataagctgggcatgcttgattaacacaataaagccatgggctatgctgaggtaccctcctttctctggggagtattcaaacattccaggccaagttgctcctggctttttgagctttaactgattcaCTTTGGGTCATTTTTAGCAggctttttcctggccttattctttttccatcccactcatatctattttcctgcctaacagggtGTGATCCCTCAAGGAAGAGGCTAAGAGAGATGTGACCTCACTGGCAGTCAGTCACCactgaggagcagggagggagtggaggcctgggactgctgaatgcctaactctggagatctgatcacaaacatacatttcatggtgttttcatggtactctcgtgattagggggttgaagagctaagacaggcagaatacctggagagactgagattccagctgcttgtggaaagcagggatccatacctggctactctgggacaaaagaaagccgggcagtctgagagacttccaaacagcaagagggctgctaaagggccaaggattgcacagagcttattgctcaggagaaaggagaggcagacaaaattgtccaggtgcactctgtccaggaggttgggaactttcatgatcttcaggaaCTCTAGCTccttggctggctacacagctccaaggaccacctctgtgataagcagcctactgcgcctttctcccagccagccccacctggcttgcaaactggcaaacccaaCCCTGGCATTCAGCCAGCCAGAGGGtagccctgtctacagcaactacaaacgaaAGCATAGAgccttatacctgtgtgtttggctcactggttctgacagtggaaataggcacagcagccgggaagcaggaaacagctctttcctccccccaggcaccaataccactcccctacgatgcccaacattgcttcaggggctgagcagctccagagagtagagcttctgagcactagagtgcaccatatacaaatacaaaatgccaaaggaacctggttcagagtaaaattatgaatatgaatacaacccctgagaaagattcaaatgaaatcggcTTCATGAATCTGCCTGaaaggtatttcaaaataaaaatcattaagatcctcatagaggtacagaaaaatgttcaagaactcagggtggaattccagttggagatccaatcattacagaacacagtatcagaaatgaaacatacaatggaaagttttaaaagcagattagacatggtggagatgataaatgaaatacaaattagagaagaggaatacaaagaagctgaggcacagagaagaaaaaaagatctctaagaatgaaagaatattgagagaactgtgtgaccaatccaaatggaacaatatttgcattatagggctaccagaagaagaacagagagaaaaatggatagaaagtgtctttgaggaggtaattgttgaaaagttcccaatctggggaaggagatagtctctcaggccatggagatccacagatctcccaatatgagggacccaaggaagacaacaccaagacatataggaattaaaatagcaaagatcaaggataaggacagactattaaaagcagccaaagagagaaataagatgacttacaaaggaaagcccatcaggctatcatcaaaattctcagcagaaactttacaggccagaaaggagtggcatgatgtatttaatgcaatgaagcagaagggcctcgaaccaagaatactttatccagcaaggttatcatttaaatttgaagaagggattaaacaatttctagataagcaatagctgagagaatttacctcccacaaactgtctctatagtgtattttggagagactgctatagatagaaggaTTTGTAAGGtgtaatagctgtcatcagaggtggttaaaccacagtaaagaaagtagaatagctaatGACTAGGCaagattaaatgaactatccccaaagtcaatcaatggataaacaaagagtacattatattatacctaatatataaagaatggaggaggaagaaaaaggaggagaaaaaaaaagaacctttagactgtgtttgtaaagcatattaagtgagttaagtgagactctcagatagtaaggaagttactcttgaactctggtaaccacgaatctaaagcctgcaatggcaataagtacatacctaggGACtatctccctaaatgtaaatggtctgaatgcacctatcaaaagacatagagtcactgaatggataaaaagaaagacccatctatatgctgcctacaagagactcactttaaacccaaagatatacacagactaaaagtgaagggatggaaaaagatatttcatacaactaatagagagaaagaagcaggagttgcagtacttgtatcagacgaagtagacttcaaaacaagaaagtcacaagagacaaagaagaccTAAGTCTTACATTGACAATGGATACCTTTTTTAATTCAGTGTGCCTGGAATGAGCATGGTAAGAGATTCTCTCAAGTCTAGGAAATTCTCTGTTTGCAGACTCTGATgcaatgataaagggatcaatccaacaagaaaatataactgttataaatatc
Coding sequences within it:
- the LOC140843988 gene encoding nuclear envelope pore membrane protein POM 121-like, which encodes MSVPAPHSISTTGVFSFGAGQSGSTGSTAPFLGGLSQNSLGAAGQSTPFPFHVAGTPQNMSVFAATTSGFGATTQTTSSGTSSSVFGSTISSPFTSKVSAGPAGSWGFGMSVDASHSSSTTGVFGFGAEQSGSTGGTAPWEA